AAGCTGAAAATTTAAAAGAACCTTGTCAGTAATGGCTAATACTTAGCAGCAAAATAACACTATCCCTATCATGACGAGAAAAGCGCAAATTGGAATTAGCCAGATGAAGTGACCAATGACCATAGTTCCTTCTAAGTTCTAACACGGCAAAAGCATATGAAATCTTTTATTTGCACAAGATAGTTCTCAGAGCATACTTTAATATATAGAAACAATCCAATACCACTCACCTCAGATTCTAGTTTCTTTCTTTCCTCGTTAGCTTTAACTTTTgctatttccttcatattttcaaccTGCACATAATGCTTCAATATCACTGACATAGTTGACATGATTTAGAAAAAAGAGTTATACTTTTAAGAATATAGGCCTTACTCGGACCTGTTACAGTCCAAACTACCATGAGTATGTTGTATTGTATGTCATTTAGTGTTATTCTGCATAATTTACATCACAttctttctcaaaaaaaaaaaaaaaaaaaaaaaaaaaagatcgtgACTAACAAAAAGATAGGTTTTAAACATATTAAAAAGTTGACAGAATTTTACTACCTTGCGTCTAGCAATATCCTTGGCAATTTCTCTAGCCCTCCACTCATCAGCTTCTTGATCAGCCTGGTCGAACCTTTCACGCTCCTAACAGAAAAAATACAGCATATTAAACACTTCCCTCATTGTTTGACAAGCGAGCGAAAGTTCAGAAGAAAAGTAATCTGGTTCATAACTAAGACGTTATTCACAATTTCACCTTAGTTAGCTTTTCAGCGACTCGTTTCCTCTTTTTCTTCCTCCAACGTTTATTCCTATCGTATTTCTGTATCTTATTAGCCAATCGAACTGCCGCAGATTTCTCTTCCCACTGACTAGTTTGACTACTACAAATCCCCAAAGGTTCAATTTGACTTTTCAAATTCAAGAGCAAAGAGTTTGCAGCTTCAACAGACAACAATTCTTGCACCTCCAAATTTGTTGCTTTCTCTTTGATTACTTCAGAAATCTTAATAATGGACGAATCAAGGTTTGCATCATCTATCTCCCCAGCAGACTCGCTCCTTCCTTTACACAAAAGTATGGCCTCCAATTTTTTTTGCCCGTTGGATATTGCAAATAAATTCATTAGCAGGATAAGAAAAGGCATCACCGAACATTTTGTTACAAAGAAACATTTGTTAAAAAAGCATAACCAAATATACATACATTGCTTTAGCTAAATCAACAGTTTCTTctaatttcttcatatgatttttTACATTCTCCGCCTTCCAAAACGAACTATTTAGTAACGGATCAGGTGTTACGACTGGGAACCAAGGTGGAGGTTCCCTAGGTGGTGGAAATCGCATTGAATTCATCCGCATAGGCTGCACTTCACTAACAGTATAAAACAACCTGTATCATTCACATTAGCAAAGATTAAACAACAGATTTATACTTGCAAAATCGAGTTCTAAGACACGGTTTTATTCACAATTAAAATAGCTTTAATACTTGATCATGAaaagaatattttc
This portion of the Papaver somniferum cultivar HN1 chromosome 11, ASM357369v1, whole genome shotgun sequence genome encodes:
- the LOC113323582 gene encoding U11/U12 small nuclear ribonucleoprotein 59 kDa protein-like, coding for MRMNSMRFPPPREPPPWFPVVTPDPLLNSSFWKAENVKNHMKKLEETVDLAKAMQKKLEAILLCKGRSESAGEIDDANLDSSIIKISEVIKEKATNLEVQELLSVEAANSLLLNLKSQIEPLGICSSQTSQWEEKSAAVRLANKIQKYDRNKRWRKKKRKRVAEKLTKERERFDQADQEADEWRAREIAKDIARRKVENMKEIAKVKANEERKKLESELEMVLIVEKLQELRSIRIQKLKKQGNFSSRLLYCYSDDEKSNLNIIDSFLFISYDKFFEHSVALFERTDH